In Lacerta agilis isolate rLacAgi1 chromosome 8, rLacAgi1.pri, whole genome shotgun sequence, one genomic interval encodes:
- the LOC117051677 gene encoding urokinase plasminogen activator surface receptor-like yields the protein MGEQETSRHGSQALLAIATFFFSMLAAANSLRCYQCVGMFHECVQSEQLCTPRDRSCFSSTIKLFYTNNYAGVFMLPDLEIAEYVMKGCSGEGVSNRTANVYSEDDREVHNTYYCDSDLCNIRFTGVPATSPQVANGMECYSCFDRGTGECAPGNATRIKCLGDMNQCMDFTVTDGAWKMTYRTCGLETLCRRQYVLPELSGRLDISCCSTPLCNDGRPGQKSICSHFSEQGVKQKPENGLECASCCDSGQGECATGNWTHVKCVGDQNMCVNVTEEGQTLLRGCSLEKLCREKPQLLGLSRNASIQCCSGSLCNRSMELTSRAMLMHLLLPALLMMMMRLL from the exons ATGGGAGAACAGGAGACGTCCCGGCACGGGAGCCAGGCTTTGCTGGCGATAGCTACGTTCTTCTTCTCCATGTTGGCTGCAG CCAACAGCCTGCGGTGCTATCAGTGTGTGGGGATGTTCCATGAATGCGTCCAGTCCGAGCAGCTCTGTACGCCCAGGGATCGCTCCTGCTTCTCATCTACCATCAAGCTCTTCT ATACAAACAACTACGCTGGAGTTTTTATGCTGCCAG ACTTGGAAATAGCCGAATACGTAATGAAAGGCTGCTCTGGGGAGGGCGTGTCCAACCGCACAGCCAATGTGTACTCTGAAGATGACCGAGAGGTGCACAATACTTACTACTGTGACTCAGACCTCTGTAACATCCGTTTCACAGGCG TTCCGGCCACTTCTCCCCAGGTGGCCAATGGCATGGAGTGTTACAGTTGCTTCGATCGAGGCACTGGAGAGTGTGCTCCAGGGAATGCCACCCGGATCAAGTGTTTGGGGGACATGAATCAGTGCATGGATTTTACTG TGACCGACGGTGCCTGGAAAATGACCTACCGGACGTGTGGCCTTGAGACACTGTGCCGCCGCCAGTATGTACTCCCGGAGCTCTCGGGAAGGCTGGACATCAGCTGCTGTTCCACCCCGCTGTGTAATGATGGCCGGCCGGGACAGAAGAGCATCTGCAGTCACTTTTCAGAGCAAG GGGTCAAGCAGAAGCCTGAAAATGGCCTGGAATGCGCTAGCTGCTGTGACTCTGGACAAGGGGAATGTGCCACAGGGAACTGGACTCATGTCAAGTGTGTCGGGGACCAGAACATGTGTGTGAATGTCACAG AGGAAGGCCAGACGTTGCTGCGTGGCTGCAGCTTGGAGAAGCTTTGCCGGGAGAAGCCACAGCTGCTGGGCCTGAGCCGGAATGCCTCCATCCAATGCTGCTCTGGCTCCCTCTGCAACCGCAGCATGGAGCTGACCTCCAGGGCTATGCTGATGCACTTGCTGCTGCCTGCtctcctgatgatgatgatgcggCTGCTCTGA
- the LOC117051678 gene encoding urokinase plasminogen activator surface receptor-like produces MKAAIELTIPIALLATALLPEARGLSCHKCLGTRENCTNQQQLCGSNETLCMEETRAAYGPISETLKRGCTTSQYCQSYFSTRRGFISRSIYCCSEDLCNNIPYNVTYSTERNGVECYSCIGSLEECNGTSIPTAQCRGKENRCVEISRQWLPGTGLVEPIIKGCGNYPKEETLLAYSIGGKISYVAVHVCEGSRCNNSSFTEFSVRELNGQVCYSCLDTGNDECSTGNLQLMNCVGNMDHCMNVIDYVRGATLRAGCANQQLCQDMVFYGTLLPKLPVSYVTCCQGPFCNGAQGQGGRRGKGTLFTLLAAPLLIALN; encoded by the exons ATGAAGGCGGCCATAGAGCTCACCATCCCGATTGCCTTGTTGGCCACAG CTTTGCTTCCTGAAGCTCGTGGCCTGTCTTGCCACAAGTGCCTGGGGACACGTGAGAATTGCACAAACCAGCAGCAACTCTGTGGCAGCAACGAGACCCTTTGCATGGAGGAAACACGAGCTGCCTACG GCCCCATAAGTGAGACCCTGAAGAGAGGGTGCACCACATCTCAGTACTGCCAGTCCTACTTCTCCACCCGCAGGGGCTTCATATCGCGAAGCATCTACTGCTGTTCCGAAGACCTTTGCAACAATATCCCCTACAATG TTACGTACAGCACTGAACGCAATGGAGTGGAGTGTTACAGTTGCATAGGCAGTTTGGAGGAGTGCAATGGGACCAGCATTCCCACAGCCCAGTGCAGAGGTAAAGAGAACCGCTGCGTGGAAATCTCTCGCCAGTGGCTGCCAG GAACAGGTCTGGTGGAGCCCATCATCAAAGGCTGCGGGAATTACCCCAAGGAGGAAACGCTCTTGGCATACAGCATAGGAGGCAAAATCAGCTACGTGGCCGTCCATGTTTGCGAAGGTTCCAGGTGCAACAACAGCTCTTTCACAG AGTTTTCTGTGAGGGAACTCAATGGGCAGGTGTGTTACAGCTGCCTAGATACAGGAAATGATGAATGCAGCACAGGGAATCTGCAACTCATGAACTGCGTGGGAAACATGGACCACTGCATGAATGTCATAG ATTACGTCCGCGGTGCCACCCTCCGAGCTGGCTGCGCCAACCAGCAGCTCTGCCAGGATATGGTCTTCTATGGAACACTGCTGCCCAAGCTTCCCGTCAGCTACGTGACCTGCTGCCAGGGCCCCTTCTGCAACGGAGCGCAGGGCCAGGGTGGAAGGAGAGGCAAGGGCACCCTCTTCACCCTGCTGGCAGCCCCACTGCTCATAGCCCTGAACTGA